One Planktothrix serta PCC 8927 DNA segment encodes these proteins:
- a CDS encoding CRISPR-associated helicase/endonuclease Cas3, whose protein sequence is MFARKIEGTEIKQLLIEHLEGVAAKSRERLPEFLKELGYYGGLLHDLGKAKKSWQKYLLEGGSTVFHSSEGARTVYELTGEDDTHPLVYIIRSHHGQLKNSAVDREFFEHSEKHWKKCLKRLFPELTNLPNITLNPYQKELAIRILFSVLVDSDRLDAMEFELKSHNSQKERVQAKSSLLQFAIFPPSQNPSKIVKERENFRSLVIQYTTSSKNIYRLIGVTGIGKTLTSLQFAVEHCNHHNMDGILYVAPFKSILDQSAKVYRDVLGDEAVLEHHSDFIPKHGEEIAYRLSSQRWDSLVIVTTAIQFFESLFSNHASRCRKLAGIMNRVILIDEYQTIPPEFLPAIANVLNELVINYGCSVVLMSATAPNLKGFQLPHIDMIPQEELVNQFKTLSRCSYKFMSKNLSWEEISAIPQKKLVIVNITKTAQEAFEIFNQEQPDQWVHLSSRMCVAHRKQVINRIKSSDINCVSTQIVEAGIDIDYPIVLTEECPLDSLIQRGGRCNREGLLETGEVLILSCDHFPDQIYQSLAKYSSELIKKYGLNSENYLSLLKDYFAHKNKQTGQDEIQGLRRDLQFESVAEKFNFINKKQLSAVCRWKDGADLIDHLKTKEKLSLSDWKKLQQYTATIPQKGKELIKVFPNGLSVWDGKYSDYFGVFY, encoded by the coding sequence ATGTTTGCAAGGAAGATAGAAGGGACAGAAATCAAACAACTTTTAATTGAACACCTAGAGGGAGTTGCAGCCAAGTCACGAGAACGTCTCCCAGAATTTCTCAAGGAACTTGGATACTATGGGGGACTGCTCCATGATTTAGGTAAAGCCAAGAAATCGTGGCAAAAATACTTATTAGAGGGAGGAAGTACAGTTTTTCATTCCTCTGAAGGAGCAAGAACAGTATATGAACTCACAGGAGAAGATGATACCCACCCCTTGGTCTACATCATTCGGTCACATCATGGCCAGCTAAAAAATAGTGCTGTCGATAGAGAGTTTTTTGAACATTCAGAAAAACACTGGAAGAAATGCTTAAAGCGGTTATTTCCTGAGCTAACTAATCTACCTAATATAACTCTTAATCCTTATCAAAAAGAGTTAGCAATCAGAATACTTTTTTCTGTTTTAGTAGATAGTGACAGATTAGATGCGATGGAATTTGAGCTAAAATCCCACAACTCCCAAAAAGAGCGAGTTCAAGCAAAATCTAGTTTGTTGCAATTCGCAATTTTTCCTCCTTCTCAAAACCCGTCAAAAATTGTTAAGGAGAGAGAAAATTTTCGCTCTCTGGTGATTCAGTATACAACATCTAGTAAAAATATTTATCGGTTAATTGGTGTTACGGGAATTGGGAAAACTCTAACTTCTTTACAGTTTGCAGTTGAGCATTGTAACCATCACAATATGGATGGAATTCTGTACGTTGCACCGTTCAAATCTATCCTTGACCAATCAGCCAAAGTTTATCGGGATGTCTTGGGAGATGAAGCCGTATTAGAGCATCATTCCGACTTTATCCCTAAACACGGAGAAGAAATAGCCTATCGTTTATCTTCTCAACGTTGGGATAGCTTGGTTATAGTCACTACTGCGATTCAATTCTTTGAATCCCTATTTTCTAATCATGCTTCCAGATGCAGAAAATTAGCCGGAATCATGAACCGGGTCATCCTGATTGATGAATATCAAACAATACCCCCTGAATTCTTACCAGCTATTGCTAATGTCTTAAATGAATTAGTTATAAATTATGGCTGTTCAGTTGTATTAATGTCTGCTACAGCACCTAATCTAAAAGGGTTTCAACTCCCCCATATCGACATGATTCCCCAGGAAGAATTAGTTAATCAGTTTAAAACGCTGTCCCGTTGTAGCTATAAATTTATGAGTAAAAATCTATCTTGGGAAGAAATTAGTGCCATTCCTCAGAAAAAATTAGTTATCGTTAATATTACAAAAACTGCTCAGGAAGCCTTTGAAATATTCAATCAAGAACAACCGGATCAATGGGTTCATTTGTCCTCTCGGATGTGTGTAGCGCACCGCAAACAGGTTATTAATAGGATCAAGTCTTCTGATATTAATTGTGTTTCTACACAGATTGTAGAGGCAGGAATTGATATTGATTACCCAATCGTATTAACTGAAGAATGCCCTCTTGATTCCCTGATTCAGAGAGGAGGAAGATGCAATCGAGAAGGGTTATTAGAAACCGGAGAAGTGTTGATCTTGAGTTGTGATCATTTCCCTGATCAAATTTATCAATCTCTTGCTAAATATTCCTCTGAATTGATTAAAAAATATGGATTAAACTCTGAAAATTATCTGAGTCTCCTGAAGGATTATTTTGCCCACAAGAATAAGCAAACAGGTCAAGACGAGATTCAAGGATTAAGGCGAGATTTACAGTTTGAATCCGTAGCAGAAAAGTTTAATTTTATTAACAAAAAGCAACTTTCAGCCGTCTGTAGATGGAAAGATGGAGCCGATCTAATTGATCATTTAAAAACCAAAGAAAAACTATCTTTGTCTGATTGGAAAAAATTGCAGCAATACACCGCAACTATTCCCCAGAAAGGGAAAGAGTTAATCAAAGTATTTCCCAATGGTTTATCGGTTTGGGATGGCAAATATTCTGATTATTTTGGCGTTTTTTATTAA
- a CDS encoding Hsp20/alpha crystallin family protein — MMLLTRYSFPTFEEIQRQFDQAFDEITQTKTVTDWTPAVQLEETPEQYIVRAVIPNLDKNELDIEVAKNGIAISGKTLETELPEGHKITYSEFPVGQFRRVVSLPEAIVQTEVKAEYTDGILTVTLPKAPEVIHRVVKVNLNSESQS; from the coding sequence ATGATGCTGTTAACTCGCTATTCTTTCCCCACCTTTGAAGAAATTCAACGTCAATTTGATCAAGCGTTTGATGAAATTACCCAGACTAAAACTGTTACAGACTGGACTCCGGCGGTTCAATTGGAAGAAACTCCAGAACAGTATATTGTCCGGGCTGTTATTCCTAATTTAGATAAAAATGAATTAGATATTGAAGTGGCAAAAAATGGGATTGCTATTTCCGGTAAAACCCTTGAAACTGAACTTCCCGAAGGTCACAAAATCACCTATTCTGAGTTTCCAGTCGGTCAGTTTCGTCGCGTTGTTTCCCTTCCTGAAGCGATTGTGCAAACAGAAGTTAAAGCCGAATACACTGATGGAATTTTAACCGTTACTTTACCGAAAGCACCCGAAGTGATTCATCGCGTTGTTAAAGTGAATTTAAACTCTGAATCTCAATCTTAA
- the cas5c gene encoding type I-C CRISPR-associated protein Cas5c: MRLKVWGDLALFTRPETKADPYSYPIITPSAAEGILKAIFWKPEITYSIETITVLNPIRYQSLFRNMGQSKIAVSTVKTWATQNPSGRYLINEDRSQRNHVVLKNVAYIIDFSLHLTTKATDPIDKYHAICAKRIERGQCFKQPCLGVREFTANFSFPDGNEQIHPELLGTFNFGQILKKMHFVQDSKGNVEWKDNESQKIVKGRVLPEFFEAIMRDGVVRC; encoded by the coding sequence ATGAGATTAAAGGTATGGGGTGATTTGGCATTGTTTACTCGCCCCGAAACGAAAGCAGACCCGTACTCCTATCCAATTATAACGCCCTCGGCAGCAGAGGGAATCCTGAAGGCGATTTTCTGGAAACCGGAAATAACCTACAGTATCGAAACGATCACGGTATTGAATCCGATTCGGTATCAGTCCCTATTCCGTAATATGGGACAAAGCAAAATAGCTGTTTCCACTGTCAAAACCTGGGCAACCCAAAACCCCTCTGGACGGTATTTGATCAATGAAGATAGATCCCAGCGAAACCATGTTGTTCTAAAAAATGTCGCTTATATCATAGATTTTAGTTTACACCTAACAACAAAAGCGACAGATCCCATAGATAAATATCATGCTATCTGTGCTAAAAGAATTGAACGAGGGCAATGCTTTAAACAACCTTGTTTGGGTGTGCGGGAATTCACCGCTAATTTCAGTTTTCCTGATGGGAATGAGCAAATTCATCCTGAACTCTTGGGGACGTTTAACTTCGGACAAATCCTGAAGAAAATGCACTTTGTTCAAGATTCAAAAGGGAATGTGGAATGGAAAGATAACGAATCTCAGAAGATTGTTAAAGGTCGTGTCTTACCTGAATTCTTTGAAGCAATTATGCGTGATGGGGTGGTAAGATGTTAG
- a CDS encoding type I-C CRISPR-associated protein Cas8c/Csd1 has translation MLAELYQFSKQFQLPPVGYSTNTAVYRIDLETSLISLLQTKTIKTVKKEDRVFFKPGQKLILPNLNRNSVAPLLIADTGEYLFGIGSSKDTNKKVSRYLELLQECWQMTSDPVLEKVLKFIRESSQKSIISQLETLGNKPQAGKKYGESERFVFYYQNPETEQAELVTNRPLIQKFWGKYFLSKQTIKAGKCIITGEETQVLTHILPGKLKGIPGGQSTGCAISSFDKSAYQSWGWDNCQNAPIGINTALGFLGGVEMLQSNPRHYHKLGNQMFVFWGDQNQEGINPEFWQDVTACRLKGLIQGINTGKSLDTRHYSKKFYLGILKGNKGRVAINRIDSISSDAIADNVEHFCQLQQWFDNWTKPIWVFRKAAFFDINKEHTEVIDTALIQFALLGKELPQIYAKKMIDRIYAEQDTFESFDRAKALFFYTQHPNMNDPNDLIAYQLGRITFLMHIAQMKARKQTKEDTNVTRSLKTLSTTPSQVFGRLYQGCYAHHLLEEETKYIKLLLDEEFRTISPEDLPDNFTLRQQSLFFVGFAKKRAEYFLPKSGKNKDQDFNNNEEE, from the coding sequence ATGTTAGCCGAACTTTATCAGTTTTCAAAACAGTTTCAACTTCCTCCCGTGGGTTATTCAACGAATACTGCTGTTTATCGTATTGACTTGGAAACAAGCTTAATTTCCCTCCTGCAAACAAAAACAATTAAAACCGTGAAAAAAGAAGATCGGGTTTTCTTTAAACCGGGTCAAAAATTGATTCTTCCTAATCTCAATCGTAATAGTGTAGCTCCTCTATTAATTGCTGATACGGGAGAATATTTGTTTGGCATTGGGTCAAGTAAAGATACTAATAAAAAAGTATCCCGCTATTTAGAATTACTGCAAGAATGCTGGCAAATGACATCAGATCCGGTTCTGGAAAAGGTTCTAAAATTCATTCGGGAATCTAGCCAAAAATCTATTATTTCTCAGCTTGAAACCCTGGGAAATAAGCCCCAAGCAGGCAAGAAATATGGGGAGTCGGAACGGTTTGTTTTCTATTATCAAAACCCGGAAACAGAACAAGCTGAACTTGTAACCAATCGTCCTTTAATTCAAAAGTTTTGGGGTAAATATTTTCTATCCAAACAAACGATAAAAGCGGGTAAGTGCATTATTACAGGTGAAGAAACGCAAGTTTTAACCCATATCCTACCCGGCAAACTTAAAGGCATTCCAGGGGGTCAATCAACGGGTTGTGCTATTTCCAGTTTTGATAAGTCAGCTTATCAAAGTTGGGGATGGGATAACTGTCAGAATGCACCCATTGGGATTAATACCGCATTAGGGTTTTTAGGTGGTGTGGAGATGCTGCAAAGTAATCCCAGACATTACCATAAGTTAGGGAATCAGATGTTTGTTTTTTGGGGAGATCAGAACCAAGAAGGCATCAATCCTGAGTTTTGGCAAGATGTTACAGCCTGCCGTTTAAAGGGGTTAATTCAAGGCATCAACACGGGAAAAAGTTTAGATACCCGCCATTATTCCAAAAAGTTCTATCTGGGTATTCTCAAAGGAAATAAGGGGCGGGTTGCTATCAATAGAATTGACTCGATTTCTTCTGATGCAATTGCCGATAATGTCGAACATTTTTGTCAACTCCAACAGTGGTTTGATAACTGGACAAAACCAATCTGGGTTTTCCGTAAGGCTGCATTTTTTGATATCAATAAAGAACATACGGAAGTTATTGACACCGCCCTGATTCAATTTGCATTATTAGGGAAAGAACTCCCTCAAATTTATGCAAAGAAAATGATTGATAGAATCTATGCGGAACAGGATACTTTTGAATCTTTTGACCGGGCAAAAGCTTTATTTTTCTATACCCAACATCCCAATATGAACGACCCCAATGATCTAATTGCTTATCAGTTAGGACGGATAACTTTCCTAATGCACATAGCACAAATGAAAGCCCGAAAACAGACCAAGGAAGACACTAATGTTACCCGTTCTTTGAAAACACTTTCTACAACTCCTTCTCAAGTTTTCGGACGACTTTATCAAGGGTGTTATGCTCATCACCTTTTGGAAGAAGAAACTAAGTACATTAAACTTCTATTAGATGAGGAGTTCCGAACTATTTCTCCTGAAGACTTACCCGACAATTTTACCCTCCGTCAGCAATCTTTATTTTTTGTGGGATTTGCTAAAAAACGGGCTGAATATTTCCTACCAAAATCCGGCAAAAACAAAGATCAAGATTTTAACAATAACGAGGAAGAATAG
- the proC gene encoding pyrroline-5-carboxylate reductase → MFKLGVIGGGVMGEALITRLISAQIYQASEIMISDPQEQRRNSLTQQYGVVVTANNQETTQATEALLLAIKPQIFEAIATELAGGVTLGIDTVVLSILAGVPLNKLETAFPKHPVIRIMPNTPATVGAGVSAIASGKLVLSPHLDLTRRIFQAVGDVVDVPEALMDAVTGLSGSGPAYVAILIEALADGGVAAGLPRPIASKLALSTVLGTAQLLSESNLHPAELKDRVTSPGGTTIAGVSQLEKAGFRSALIEAVKAATQRSKELGS, encoded by the coding sequence TGGTGGCGGGGTGATGGGAGAAGCTCTCATCACCCGCTTAATTTCTGCTCAGATTTATCAAGCTTCTGAAATTATGATTAGTGACCCCCAAGAACAGCGTCGCAATAGTTTGACGCAACAGTATGGGGTTGTTGTAACAGCCAATAATCAGGAAACAACTCAAGCAACAGAAGCTCTTTTATTAGCAATTAAACCTCAAATTTTTGAAGCGATCGCCACGGAATTAGCTGGGGGTGTGACATTAGGAATAGATACCGTTGTTTTGTCGATTTTAGCGGGAGTTCCCCTGAATAAATTAGAAACGGCTTTTCCCAAACATCCGGTCATTAGAATTATGCCCAATACTCCCGCTACGGTGGGGGCCGGAGTCAGTGCGATCGCTTCTGGAAAATTGGTGCTATCTCCCCATTTAGACCTCACCAGACGCATTTTTCAGGCTGTTGGAGACGTGGTAGACGTGCCGGAGGCTTTAATGGATGCCGTCACCGGATTATCGGGTTCTGGCCCCGCTTATGTGGCGATTTTAATTGAAGCTTTGGCCGATGGAGGGGTCGCGGCGGGACTTCCTCGACCCATTGCCTCTAAATTAGCATTATCAACGGTATTAGGAACGGCCCAACTGTTATCAGAATCTAACTTACATCCGGCCGAACTCAAAGACCGTGTTACCAGTCCAGGGGGAACTACTATTGCTGGGGTTTCCCAACTGGAAAAAGCGGGATTTCGTTCGGCTTTAATAGAAGCAGTAAAAGCTGCAACTCAACGGTCAAAGGAGTTGGGAAGTTAG